One Catenulispora sp. MAP5-51 DNA segment encodes these proteins:
- a CDS encoding response regulator yields the protein MRVVIAEDLTLLRDGLIRLLTAYGLEVVEAVDNGPSLLQALIHHKPDVAVVDVRLPPTQTDEGLRAAVEARTRVPDLPVLVLSQHVEQLYAKELLAAGGGGLGYLLKDRVSDVNRFVDAVKTVAAGGTVLDPDVVNQLLSRHSNNRVLQNLTLREREVLALMAEGRTNAGIASRLLITDKAISKHINNIFSKLGLLPHDDDNRRVLAVLTYLNEMVP from the coding sequence GTGCGCGTTGTCATCGCCGAAGACCTGACCCTGCTCCGGGACGGGTTGATCAGGCTCCTGACGGCCTACGGCCTGGAGGTCGTCGAGGCGGTGGACAACGGCCCGTCCCTGCTGCAGGCCCTGATCCACCACAAGCCGGACGTCGCGGTGGTCGACGTCCGGCTGCCGCCGACCCAGACCGACGAGGGGCTGCGCGCCGCGGTCGAGGCCCGCACCCGCGTACCCGACCTGCCGGTGCTGGTCCTGTCTCAGCATGTTGAGCAGCTGTACGCCAAGGAGCTCCTGGCAGCCGGCGGCGGAGGGCTGGGCTACCTGCTCAAGGACCGGGTCTCGGACGTGAACCGCTTCGTCGACGCGGTCAAGACGGTCGCGGCCGGCGGCACGGTCCTGGACCCGGACGTCGTGAACCAGCTGCTGTCGCGGCACTCGAACAACAGAGTCCTGCAGAACCTGACCCTGCGCGAGCGGGAGGTCCTGGCCCTGATGGCCGAGGGCCGCACCAACGCCGGGATCGCCAGCCGGCTGCTGATCACCGACAAGGCGATCAGCAAGCACATCAACAACATCTTCTCCAAGCTCGGCCTGCTGCCGCACGACGACGACAACCGCCGCGTCCTGGCCGTGCTCACGTACCTCAACGAGATGGTCCCGTGA
- a CDS encoding ACP S-malonyltransferase, giving the protein MDEPKVNKPKGQAVVFPGMAPSKFADVGRFMAVNPFARKLTAAASRRLGYPLLDRMREDDADYSTAAQVGFLVNCLALAQWAEQELGVEADVCAGPSFGEKTLTAYCGALDIEDAVWMTAELARVQDEFFETEYTDVVTHSFTRTPQEQLTEVLAELTARGEWHEISCYIDRDFFMVSLREQNLDWLLERIRSLGGFSLYTMRPPMHVSVFGALQRKAEDTVIGELKFADPHLPVVADQDGTVLRTGEEIRTMLLDSFVRPLRWPDVVGTLRSMDVGTMCVAGPDSLFGRVACTTEHFEVLAATPRLAMQPRRRGAVA; this is encoded by the coding sequence ATGGATGAGCCGAAGGTGAACAAGCCGAAGGGGCAGGCCGTGGTCTTTCCCGGCATGGCCCCCAGCAAGTTCGCAGACGTCGGCCGCTTCATGGCGGTCAACCCGTTCGCCCGCAAGCTGACCGCCGCCGCCAGCCGCCGCCTCGGCTACCCGCTGCTGGACCGGATGCGCGAGGACGACGCCGACTACAGCACCGCCGCGCAGGTCGGCTTCCTGGTGAACTGCCTGGCCCTGGCACAGTGGGCGGAGCAGGAACTGGGCGTGGAGGCCGACGTGTGCGCCGGCCCCAGCTTCGGCGAGAAGACGCTGACCGCGTACTGCGGCGCCCTGGACATCGAGGACGCGGTCTGGATGACCGCCGAACTGGCCCGCGTCCAGGACGAGTTCTTCGAGACCGAGTACACCGACGTCGTCACGCACTCCTTCACGCGCACCCCGCAGGAGCAGCTCACCGAAGTCCTCGCCGAGCTCACCGCGCGCGGGGAGTGGCACGAGATCTCCTGCTACATCGACCGCGACTTCTTCATGGTCTCCCTGCGCGAGCAGAACCTGGACTGGCTGCTGGAGCGGATCCGCTCCCTGGGCGGGTTCTCCCTCTACACGATGCGACCGCCGATGCACGTCTCGGTCTTCGGTGCCCTCCAGCGCAAGGCGGAGGACACCGTCATCGGCGAGCTGAAGTTCGCCGACCCGCACCTGCCGGTGGTGGCCGACCAGGACGGCACCGTCCTGCGCACCGGCGAGGAGATCCGCACGATGCTGCTGGACAGCTTCGTCAGGCCCCTGCGGTGGCCGGACGTCGTCGGCACTCTGCGATCCATGGACGTCGGCACGATGTGTGTGGCCGGCCCCGACTCCCTGTTCGGCCGGGTCGCCTGCACCACCGAACACTTCGAAGTGCTGGCCGCCACCCCGCGCCTGGCGATGCAGCCGCGCCGCCGCGGCGCCGTGGCCTGA
- a CDS encoding sensor histidine kinase, with product MSGKVGWGRRAARVVAACGRGLVQALLSQFAGVPLLVGSLLSIIFLPLGLGVVTTPLVLKGVRGFTGVQRRWARDWSGVPIETPYRKVPEPGAGLLARIDYCMKLVKDPATWRDLLWLGLNVPVGALLGVLPFALLVNGFGGILVAPFLVALTHAHHLYWILNIPLGALMLAVGLAGSPQIIKGHALFSSALLSPTRQQLSERVDSLTDSRSHVVDASAAELRRIERDLHDGAQARLVALGMNIGLAEQLIEQDPATATALMVEAREHSGLALTDLRNLVRGIHPPVLAERGLDGAIRAVALSMPFPVEVRIDLAGRPEAPVESAMYFAVAEALANVAKHSAASRAWVQLAHDHGRLVALVGDDGIGGADTTAGGGLAGIERRLAAFDGVLVVTSPSGGPTTITMELPCALSSPKT from the coding sequence ATGAGCGGCAAGGTGGGGTGGGGCCGGCGGGCGGCCCGGGTGGTGGCGGCGTGTGGCAGGGGGCTGGTACAGGCTCTGCTCTCGCAGTTCGCCGGGGTGCCGTTGCTGGTCGGGTCGCTGCTGTCGATCATCTTCCTGCCGCTGGGCCTCGGGGTGGTGACCACGCCGCTCGTACTCAAGGGGGTGCGCGGGTTCACCGGGGTGCAGCGGCGGTGGGCCAGGGACTGGTCCGGGGTGCCGATCGAGACGCCGTACCGGAAGGTGCCGGAGCCGGGTGCGGGGCTGCTCGCGCGGATCGACTACTGCATGAAGTTGGTGAAGGACCCCGCGACGTGGCGCGACCTGCTGTGGCTCGGCCTGAACGTGCCGGTCGGGGCGCTGCTCGGGGTGCTGCCCTTCGCGCTGCTGGTGAACGGGTTCGGCGGCATCCTGGTCGCCCCCTTCCTCGTGGCGCTCACCCATGCCCACCACCTGTACTGGATCCTGAACATCCCGCTGGGCGCGCTGATGCTCGCGGTGGGGCTCGCCGGGTCGCCGCAGATCATCAAGGGGCATGCCCTGTTCAGCTCCGCTCTGCTGTCCCCCACGCGGCAGCAGCTGTCCGAGCGGGTCGACTCGCTGACCGACTCGCGCAGCCATGTGGTCGACGCCTCGGCCGCCGAGCTGCGGCGGATCGAGCGCGATCTGCACGACGGCGCGCAGGCCCGCCTGGTCGCCCTGGGGATGAACATCGGTTTGGCCGAGCAGCTGATCGAACAGGATCCCGCGACCGCCACCGCTTTGATGGTCGAGGCCCGGGAACACAGTGGTCTGGCACTGACCGATCTGCGGAACCTGGTGCGCGGAATCCACCCGCCGGTGTTGGCCGAGCGGGGTCTGGACGGGGCGATCCGGGCTGTGGCGCTGTCCATGCCCTTCCCCGTCGAGGTGCGGATCGACCTGGCGGGACGGCCTGAGGCCCCGGTGGAATCGGCCATGTACTTCGCGGTCGCCGAAGCGCTGGCGAACGTGGCCAAGCACAGCGCGGCCAGCCGGGCCTGGGTACAGTTGGCGCACGACCACGGCAGGCTGGTGGCGCTCGTCGGCGACGACGGCATCGGCGGCGCGGATACGACGGCCGGCGGCGGGCTGGCCGGCATCGAGCGCCGGCTGGCCGCCTTCGACGGGGTCCTCGTCGTCACCAGCCCCTCCGGAGGACCGACCACCATCACCATGGAGCTGCCGTGCGCGTTGTCATCGCCGAAGACCTGA
- a CDS encoding proline iminopeptidase-family hydrolase, with protein MDVAKGRIRFGEYETWYRMTGSPGAGRPVLVVAHGGPGSTHDYLGNLAELARFGFPVLHYDQLGNGGSTRLPDKGPDFWLPPLFQAELDNLLRALGVTDDYVLFGHSWGGLLAARHAAEQPPGLRGLVIADSPASYPLWRKEMEVLRAALPPGVDDTLRRHEEAGTTDEHAYHKAVRAFNDRHVCRIVPWPRDYRASHMEMSNDPTVYSVMNGPSEFHVIGTLKDYTVEDCLAAIDVPTLLLTGRHDEATPATVQPYFELIPDVRWEVFEESSHVPNLEEPERFLAVLLEFLQNLD; from the coding sequence ATGGACGTGGCGAAGGGCCGGATCCGCTTCGGCGAGTACGAGACCTGGTACCGCATGACCGGTAGCCCCGGTGCGGGGCGGCCGGTTCTGGTGGTCGCGCACGGTGGGCCCGGCAGTACCCACGACTATCTCGGCAACCTGGCCGAGCTGGCGCGGTTCGGGTTCCCGGTTCTGCACTACGACCAGCTCGGCAACGGGGGGTCGACGCGGCTGCCGGACAAGGGTCCTGATTTCTGGCTGCCGCCGTTGTTCCAGGCCGAGCTGGACAATCTCCTGCGTGCGCTCGGCGTCACCGATGACTACGTGCTCTTCGGTCACTCCTGGGGCGGGCTGTTGGCCGCCCGGCATGCCGCGGAGCAGCCGCCGGGGCTGCGGGGGCTGGTGATCGCCGACTCGCCGGCGTCCTATCCGTTGTGGCGCAAGGAGATGGAGGTCCTGCGGGCCGCGCTGCCGCCGGGGGTCGACGACACGCTCCGGCGCCACGAGGAGGCCGGGACCACCGACGAGCACGCCTACCACAAGGCCGTGCGGGCCTTCAACGACCGCCACGTGTGCCGGATCGTGCCGTGGCCGCGGGACTACCGGGCCTCGCACATGGAGATGTCCAACGACCCGACCGTCTACTCGGTGATGAACGGGCCCAGCGAGTTCCACGTCATCGGCACGCTCAAGGACTACACCGTCGAGGACTGTCTGGCCGCCATCGACGTCCCCACCCTGCTGCTCACCGGCCGCCACGACGAGGCCACCCCGGCGACCGTGCAGCCGTACTTCGAGCTGATCCCCGACGTGCGCTGGGAGGTCTTCGAGGAGTCGAGCCACGTGCCGAACCTGGAGGAGCCCGAGCGCTTCCTGGCGGTCCTGCTCGAGTTCCTCCAGAACCTCGACTGA
- a CDS encoding cytochrome P450, whose protein sequence is MSEIDLPSFPFPHDHLTPSPAYAERRASCPLGRVRLPSGHAAVLLVTHPDIAAALADSRLSHTVTGPDAPRSTVQPSFFNDPRSMNTMDGEPHLRIRRIVASAFTPRAVDRRRPAMEQAAAGLLDTMERAGAPTDLIADYCFPLPVLIICRLLGVPERDALRFRDWSTAFLSAADMSVEERMGRIGEFAAYIAGLLARHRATPGTDLVDDLIAARDGSDRLSEDELAYLTTSLIAGGNETTANSLGRAVLALLSEGREAWEQLVADPSLIPAAVNELLRHNVLGPGASLRIATEDVALPSGTITAGEVVAIVGVSGQHDEQVYPEPERLRFDRTTPAELAFGGGPHYCLGAHLAKAELQIGLRLLIERFPKLRLTVDPADLRFTDGEILSSLIELPVSW, encoded by the coding sequence GTGTCCGAGATCGATCTGCCGTCCTTCCCGTTCCCGCACGACCACCTGACCCCCTCCCCGGCCTACGCCGAGCGGCGCGCCTCCTGCCCGCTCGGCCGGGTCCGGCTGCCCAGCGGCCACGCCGCGGTGCTGCTGGTCACGCACCCGGACATCGCGGCAGCGCTGGCCGACTCCCGGCTGTCGCACACCGTGACCGGACCGGATGCCCCGCGCTCGACTGTCCAGCCGAGCTTCTTCAACGACCCGCGCAGCATGAACACCATGGACGGCGAACCGCACCTGCGGATCCGCCGCATCGTCGCCTCGGCCTTCACCCCGCGCGCCGTCGACCGGCGCCGCCCGGCGATGGAACAGGCCGCCGCGGGCCTGCTGGACACCATGGAGCGGGCCGGCGCGCCGACCGACCTGATCGCCGACTACTGTTTCCCCCTGCCGGTGCTGATCATCTGCCGCCTGCTCGGCGTGCCCGAACGCGACGCCCTGCGCTTCCGCGACTGGTCGACGGCGTTCCTTTCGGCCGCGGACATGAGCGTCGAGGAGCGGATGGGACGGATCGGCGAGTTCGCCGCGTACATCGCCGGCCTGCTGGCCCGCCACCGCGCGACCCCGGGCACGGACCTGGTCGACGACCTGATCGCGGCCCGCGACGGCAGCGACCGGCTCTCCGAGGACGAGCTCGCGTATCTGACCACAAGCCTGATCGCCGGCGGCAACGAGACCACGGCGAACTCACTCGGGCGCGCCGTCCTGGCACTGCTGAGCGAGGGACGCGAGGCGTGGGAGCAGCTGGTGGCCGATCCGTCGCTGATCCCGGCGGCGGTGAACGAACTACTGCGGCACAACGTTCTGGGACCGGGCGCCTCGCTGCGCATAGCGACGGAGGACGTCGCGTTGCCGTCGGGCACGATCACGGCGGGCGAGGTGGTGGCGATCGTGGGCGTGTCCGGCCAGCACGACGAGCAGGTCTACCCCGAGCCGGAGCGGCTCCGCTTCGACCGCACCACACCGGCGGAGCTGGCCTTCGGCGGCGGCCCGCACTACTGCCTCGGCGCGCATCTGGCGAAGGCCGAGCTGCAGATCGGGCTGCGGCTGCTGATCGAGCGCTTCCCGAAGCTACGGCTGACCGTCGACCCCGCGGATCTGCGGTTCACCGACGGGGAGATCCTCAGCTCCCTGATTGAGCTACCGGTCAGCTGGTAG